The sequence CAAGAGCCGCAGGCTCCTGGTCTTCCTGCGACGGCATCGCCATGAGTTGTTCGACGAGGCCTTCCAGGCGGAATTGGAGGGCATGTACCGGCAGACGGGCCAGGGCGAGGCTCCCCAGCCCCCGGCCCTGCTGTGCATGGCGCTGCTGCTGCAAGGCTACCTGCAAGTCTCCGATGCGGAGGCCGTCCGGCTGTCGGCCACGGACCGGTGCTGGCGTGTGGTGCTGGGCACGCTGGTGCCCGACGATGACGCACCCGCCTTCTCGCAGGGAGGCTTGCAGCAGTTCCGCGAGCGACTCATCCACCACGACATGGACCGGCGCCTGCTGGAGCGCACGGTGGAGGTGGCCAAGAAGACGAAGGCCTTCGACTGGAAGAAGCTGCCGGCGACGCTGCGATTGGCGGTGGACAGCCGCCCTTTAGAGGGAGCCGGGCGGGTTGAAGACACCTTCAACCTGCTCGGCCACGCGGGGAAGAAGCTCGCCGAGGGCGCCGCCCGTCTGCTGGGCACGGACGTGGAGGAAGTCTGCCGCCAGGCTCGGGCGCCGGTGCTGCTGGGTACCAGCGTGAAGGCGGCGCTGGACATCGACTGGAGCGATGCCGACGAGAAGCAGGACGCATTGAATCGTCTGGTACGGCAGGTGGACCGGCTGGCGGCATGGGTGGCGCGGCACGTGGACGGGGCCGAAGAGGCGCCGCTGCGCCGCTACATCGAGGCGCTCGGACAGGTGAAGGCGCAGGACTTGGAGCCGGTGGAAGCAGGTGGGGTGCGCCTGCGCCAGGGCGTTGCCCCCGACAGACGCATCTCAATCGAAGACGAAGAGATGCGGCATGGGCGTAAAAGCAAGAGCAAGCGTTTCAATGGCTACAAGCAGCACATCGGCACGCACCTGGATGCGGAGCTGGTGCTGGCGTGTACGGTGACGCCCGCCAACCGACCCGAAGAGGAGGCCACCCCGGAGCTGAAGAAAGACTTGCGGCGGCTGGGCCTGGAGCCGGACGCGGTGTTCATTGATAGGGCATACGTGAACAGCGAGCTGACCGAGGAGGTGAAGCAGGCCGGTGGAGAGGTGGTGTGCAAGCCATGGCCCGGGCGCGGTGCCAGGCCGGGCCTGTATGGCAAGAAGGACTTCGCGGTGGACGTGAAGGCGGGCACCATTACCTGCCCGGCCGGTCAGGTGGAGGCCTTCGAGCCCGGGCACGTGGTGCAGTTCGACCCGGAGGTGTGCGGGGCGTGCGCGCTGCGCGCCCAATGCACGCACGCGGCCTCCGGACGCGGCAGGAGCGTCCGGCTGGGCGAGGACGAGGGCCTGCAGAAGCGACTGCGAAGGCTGCAAGGCACGCGCTCGGGACGGGCGAAGCTGCGCGAGCGGGTGCCCGTCGAGCACCAGCTCGCCCACCTCAGCCAGCGCCAGGGCTCGCGGGCTCGCTACCGCGGCACCCGGAAGAACACCTTCGACCTTCGCAGGCTCTGTGCGCTCCAGAACCTGGAGACCATCCATCGCCGCATCGACGAGCAGCGGCGTCTTGCGGCCTGAGGTGCCTCTAACCTGTTCGGCGCTCTAGCAGGACGTGAAGCAACGCATCCGGAGCGCACCGAGTCCCGGCGCTCCAGCTCGAGCCAGTGGGTGGTGTGGCCCACGTTGGGATTGAAGCCCGGGGCGGGGGAGAGGATGACCTCGCCCCGGGCGTTCATCCACTGCTCGGTGTAGCCGGCGGGCAGGTACGGGCCGGGCCCTGGCGGAACCCTTCAGCAGCCCTCCTCGGCCCTCCTTCGTTTCATGCTCGTTTCACGAAGAACCTGTTGCTCCCCGCCGCGCTGACCTTTGGCTCGCTGAACTACAAGAGCCACCCGTGGATCGATCATGAGCGGCTGAGCCGGAAGTAGCTACTCCGGGAACACGTCGTGGAACCTGCGCGGCCCCAGCACGGAGAGCCGGTGCAGGAACAGGCCGATGCCCGCGCCGCCCATTCCGAAGTCATGGCTGATGCGCAGCAGGAAGCGGCCCGGGAAGGCGACGCCCTCGGGCCGGTCGAGGCGGAACAGCAGCGTCTGTCTCGCCTTCTTCCGCGCCTGCTCCAGGTAGTGCTCGTCGCCCGTCACCCGGTACATGTCCAGCTGCGTCTCTCCAATGGAAGCGAGCCCCTCGAACAGGTGCGGCGTCGCGGAGAACGTCACCTCGCAGCCTCGCGCGGCCTTCCGGGCCAGCTCCAGGTAGCGCGGCTCCTTCAGCACCTCGAAGAATCGGATGAGCGCGGACGCGATGCCCGCGCCGCCCTTCAACCAGTAGGGCCGGTGCCCCAGGTCTCCGACGTCGACGCCCCAGACGAGCCCTCCGTTTCGCTCCTTCGCATGGGCTACGTCGAAGTCCAGCGCCTGTCTCGCCACCTCCAGGTAGGACGCCTCGCGAGTGAGGCGCCAGAGCGAGAGCAGGAAGAAGGCGATGCCGCTGCCGCCCCGTGCGAAGCCCAGCGGAATTGCGCCGCCTTCCTCGGGCCGCCAGAAACGTCCGGCCTCCGAGCGCTCCGCACGCTGCACCAGGTGCTCACCCGCCCGGACCGCCACTTCCAGGAGCTTCGCGTCGCGCGTGCGCAGGTGCAGCGCCAGCGCGGCCAACCCCCATCCCGCGGCGCCGCCGAAGAGGTCCGCGGACGTGAAGGCCAGGGGCGATGCGGGCACCCGCTCCATCAGCTCCAGTCCCCGCTCGGGCAGGCCCAGCTCCACGAAGCTCCACGCGATGCCCGCGAGGCCGGAGTAGAGCCCCGGGGGATACGTGGCGAGGTCCACCGGCTGCGCCAGCAACCACTCCCGCACGGCCCCGGGCAGCTCGCCCAGCACGTCCCGCAGGAACAGCGCGGTGCCACAGGCGCCATGCGCCACGTTCAATGCATTCGTCTGGAGCGTCTGCGTGTCCGGAGGAAAGAGCCGGTCCGCGCGCGACGTGTCCATCGACGCCAGCATGTGCCGCGCCAGGCCCTGGTTCGTCTCGCGCAGCAGGCCGGCCTCCGGAACCGCGTGCTCACGCCCTAACGTCGCGGGAGCGCCCATGACTCCGCCTCCTTCCGTGCGAGGTCCGCACGCCCGTCGAGCAGTGATTGGATGATGCGTCGCACCTGGACCGGCAGCCCCTCCTCGACGAAGTGGTCGAGGAAGCGGAGGACCGGCCGCGTCCTGTCCAGCTCGAACAGGGTCTGGACGGGACAGACCAGGCTGTAGAGGAGCATGCCGCACGCGTAGAAGTCGTCGAAGGGCTCGAGCCGCTGGATTCCTCGGCGCTCCGGATGACGGAAGCCCGGGGTGAACCACTGGACGGAGACGGCCGAGTCCTCGCCGAGCGGCAGCGCCCCCTCGAAGTCGATGAGCCGGAGCTCCCCCGACTCCAGGTCCAGCAGGACGTTGCCGGGCGAGATGTCTCCCACCAGCAGGCCCCTGGCGTGGATGGCCTCCACGGCGTCCAGCAGGCGCAGCGTCACGTCCCGCAGGAGCGCGCAGAACCTGCTCACGCGGTTCGCGTCCTCCAGGTGGGTGAGGACGATGACGTCCTCGCGGACGCGCACCTTCGACAGGGGTTGTCCCTTCACGAAGGAGGTGACGAGGAAGGTGTGCTCCCACTCCTGGAACAGCTCGATGAGCTCGGGGACCTCCGGCAGGCCGCGCAGGCGCTCCAGGTTGTCGCGCTCCCGGCGGAGCATCGAGACGGAGTCGACGGTCAGCTCTCCGCCCATCCACATGTCCGTGCGCGGGCGCGCCTCCTTGATGCAGACGGTGTTCCCCGTCCGCTGGTCGATGGCCCGGTAGACGCCACCGGTGTTGCTGAAGGAAAACGCCTCCTCCACCTGGTAGCGGCCGTTGAGCAGCTCGCCGTCGCCTTCCGGCTCCTCGGCGTCCGGCAGCGGGTCCTGGACCCAGGCCGGGAGCTGGAAGTAGGGCGTGCGCTCATCCTCGACGAGCGCCCCGCCGGGCTCGCGAATCATCAACCGCCGCGAGCCGTCCGGATTCAGTTGGTGCATCCGCTGGAAGCCGCCGTACCGGTAGAAGACCACCTTGCTGTCCCGGTACCGCTTGTCCGAGAGGATGTAGGGGCCCTCCAAATCCTTCGTCGCCTGGTGCAGCGCTTCGATGAGCGTCAGGAAGGACGGTGTGTCCGGAGGGTAGACGGCGATGAACTTGCCCGAGGCCTTGCGCGGAGAACGCTTCGAGTTGTGGAAGCGCAGCAGGCCCGGGTCGGCCACGTGCTTGAACTGCACGCCCGCGCGGACGCACACCGGCACGACTCTTCGCAACACCTCCGGCGCCTGGGCCACCGTCGAGGAGACGTGAATCTTGAAGCCCTGCGGCGCCAATTCCGCGCCCTCAGGAAACGCATGGAGCCAGACATCGAAGCGGGACGTCTTCCAGCCCGCCGGGAGCAGGGACGCGAGCAGGTCCGGGTAGACGCGGGTGATGGGAAAGCGGCCCAGCGCCTCGAAGTACTCGCGGTGGCTGATGGTGTACGAGGAGAACTCCTCCATGCGGCGGCTCCGAGCGTGGACTCCGTTGGAAAGAGGGTCACCCGCATCGGGGCCTTTCGGGCCGCCCATGCGGGTGACCTCCGCTCTCCTTCAGGGCTACTTCAAGCCCCGGGGAGAGGGCGACGGCACGCGCTCAGGCGCCACAGGTGGTGCTGCAAATGGCGCTGCTCGCACTGTCGACCTGACACTCTTCCTTGGCCGTCGCGAGCTTCTGGAGAGAAAGGATCTTCTTCATGGCAACCTCCGGCTGCTGTGGGAATGGTCCTGCCGCGCCAGGACTGGCGCAAAGGCAGTCTGTTCAAAGCAAAACCTGAGATCCATGTAAGAAGAATTGCATACAGTCGGGAGCCCGCACACCCGGTGGGAGGCGTGGATGTGATTGAGGGAATGGAGCGGAAAAGTCGAGGCCCACCGAAGCCGCGGTGCGGCGAAGCCCCCGCCGGTATGGGCGGGGGAGGCGCAATCTCTCTCAGCCCTGCTGTGGGGGCTGATCTCCCGCGGGCTGCTCCGACTTCACGGTGTCCGCGCGGATCTTGTCGGAGCGCTCGCACAAATCCTTCCAGGCGGCTTCGTACTCCTTCTTCAGCCTGGACCAGTCCTTGCCCTTGCTCTTCATCAGGTCCTTGAGCACCGCCTGGGTGTTCTGGAGCGAGCGGCGCAGGAAGGTGAATTCCTCACGGGTCAGCAGGGTGCTCTCGGCGCGGCTCCGGGAGAAGGAGGCCTGCCAGCCGTCAATCTGCGCGCCCAGGGTCCGCAACTCCGCGTCGCGCTTGCGCTCATAGCCCGCGTGGACGACGTCCACCTTCGTCTCCATCTCGGCGACGGCCTTGTCGGTGGCCTCGTAGGCACGGCGCAGCTCCGCCTTGCCGCCCTCGAAGTCCTCGGTCCCCCGCTTGCGGATGTCGTCCAGCTTGCGGCGGAAGTTGTCCATCAGCTTCTTGGCTCCGGACACCTCCTTGATTTCGGTCTTCGCCTCGCGGACGTCGGCCGAGGCCTCGGCTTCGACAATCCGGGCGTCGAGCCGTTGCTTCTCCGCCTCCATCTTCTTCACATAGGCCTCTTGCTCGGTCATGGCTGCCGGCTCCTTCCCGCTGGCTGTGCACCTCAGGGGATGCATGAGGCGCCCGTGTGGCCATGGGTACAGCGTGGCGGACATGAGCCGCGCACCTGGGGCCCAGGGGCACCGGGCCGGGCACCGTCGCCCTGCCTGTCCGAGCCGCGCCGTTACCGCAGCGCCGAGGCCGGGTCCACGCGCGAGGCACGCAGGGCCGGCAGGTAGCTGGCGAGCATGCCCATGAGGACGAGCACGGCCGCGCCTCCGGCGAGCACCACCGGGTCCGCCGCGCTCACGCCGAACAGCAGGCGCTGGAGCACGCGGCTGAGCGCGAGCGAGCCCACGAGCCCCAGGCCCACCCCCAGCAACGCCAGCGCCGCGCCCTGCCGCACCACCATGCCCAGCACGTCCTGCTTCCGCGCCCCCAACGCCATGCGGATGGCCAGCTCCCGCGAGCGCTGGCTCAGCGAATACGCCATGACGCCGTACACGCCCACCATTGCCAGCAGCAGTGCCACCGAGGCGAAGACGCCCACCACCAGCGTGGGGTAGCGGCGCAGGAACAGCCACGGCGCCGTCGCTACCAGCTCCTCCATGGTGCGCGCGTCGGACAGCACCAGGCCCGCGTCCTCGGCCCGGAGCTCCGCGCGCAGCGAGGCCGCCACGCTCGCGGCGCCCGGCTTCGTGCGCACCACCAGGATGGCGCGCGTGCTCGTGTCCTGCGCATCCGGCGTGTAGACGATGGGCGTGGGCGCCGCGTCCAGGCCGGCCATGCGCTCGTCGCCCACCACGCCCACGATTTCGCGCGGCTTCTGCTCCGAGTTGTACGTGAAGCGCACGCGCTGGCCCACCGGGTCCTGCCCCGGGAAGAGCTTCGCGGCCAGCGTCTCGTTGATGATGACCACCTCGGGCGCGTCCAGGTCGTCCGCGCTCGCGAAGCCCGTCGACTTCTCGCCCGAGGACCGCGAGTACCTGAGCCAGGACGAGCCGGGGCCACCTCCCGAGGCGGGGATGCTCGAAGCACGCGTCATCATTCCCCACTCCCTGGTGGAGCACCTGGAGACCCCGTCGGTCTGGGGGCCGTTCCCGGAGCCGTGGGAGACCGCCAACACCTATCTCCCCCGCGTCGCCTCCCAATGGGGTGTGAGACCCGGAGTCGCGGACCTCCTCCAGGCGCTCGGGGGCCAGTTCATTGCCCGGACGTCCTTCGACACGAACCACGACTCCTGGCGCTTCAGCGTCTGGGTCGACCAGGTGGTGCGCGGCTACGGAGACCTCGAGCTGCTCGGCTTCCTCCTGGCCCACCCCTCGCGGGCGGACATGGAGCAACACTTCGAGCGAGTCCCCGAGCAGGCCCGGAGCTTCGCTCGAGCGATGCCGGCGCTCTGCTTCACGGCCGGCGAGGGCAGGGCGCTGCTTCAGGCGGTGGCGGCAGCGAAGGCGGATGGGTACAGGAAGCTCCAGGCCCATCTGCGTGGCCCTGTCTCCGAGCAGCACGCCGCCTTCCTCTCAGTGACTCCGGAGGAAGGCGTCCTCGACCTCTTCCTGACCAACGCGCCGGACAGCATCTACTTCGCGCCTGAATGCGAGGAACAGCGGGGGAAGCCCGCGCGAATCGAGGGCCCTCCCTTCCTGGGACTGAGGCGGTTCGGATGGCAGGTGGCCGGAGTCCTGGTCTTCTCCGACGAGCGCCGGGTCCGCGCCCTTGCACCGCCAGCCGAAGTCACCGTCGGGCGCGTTCTCCACCATGACCGCCGCGTGGGTGGACTCGAAGCCGAAGCGAGACACCTCGCAGCCGCCGCCCACGCGGACGTAGCCCTGTCGCTGCTTGTCGAGCGGGCCGCTGGCCACGGCCTTCGGGTTCGCCGCGAGCCCCGTCGCCGGCGCGCGCTCCTGCACCGTCTGGCAGTCGAACGTCACCTGCGCGGATGCCGCAGCGCTCGCGAGCAGCAGCCCGACGAACAAACCCATACATCCATGAAGCCGAAGCGCGGGCCGTGACACGACGCGCGGTGAAACGAAGCTGAGATGTGTCATGGGGGACTCTCCCTGCGCGGTATTGGCGGGTCTCGCCGCGCGCGTGGAGCGGCTTGCAAGCGCTGAACCCGTCGCGGGAACGAAGCCCTCTCGGTGAGACACCTTCTGACGCCGCGAGCTCGCGAGGCGCACGGAGGCGTCGCGGACGCGTCAGGCTCGCGAGGTGACACGTCAGGGAGGGCGTGGGGCCATCCGCCGGAACGCCGGTCTTCCGCTCGCGCGACCCGTCGCGCCATCGCACCTCCGCATGCGGCCCGCGGCCCTGTTCGTAGGCCGTCGCGGAGGTGCCTACCTTTGCCGGGAGGCACTCTCCCGGCAGGTCCTCGCGAGCCGCTGCCTCGCGAGGCGGGGAAGGCGGTGGCGCGCGATGGCCCACGGAGACTTCGTCAGGAC comes from Pyxidicoccus parkwaysis and encodes:
- a CDS encoding IS1182 family transposase — its product is MDRWTPEVACSEREERLLKLAGKSRRLLVFLRRHRHELFDEAFQAELEGMYRQTGQGEAPQPPALLCMALLLQGYLQVSDAEAVRLSATDRCWRVVLGTLVPDDDAPAFSQGGLQQFRERLIHHDMDRRLLERTVEVAKKTKAFDWKKLPATLRLAVDSRPLEGAGRVEDTFNLLGHAGKKLAEGAARLLGTDVEEVCRQARAPVLLGTSVKAALDIDWSDADEKQDALNRLVRQVDRLAAWVARHVDGAEEAPLRRYIEALGQVKAQDLEPVEAGGVRLRQGVAPDRRISIEDEEMRHGRKSKSKRFNGYKQHIGTHLDAELVLACTVTPANRPEEEATPELKKDLRRLGLEPDAVFIDRAYVNSELTEEVKQAGGEVVCKPWPGRGARPGLYGKKDFAVDVKAGTITCPAGQVEAFEPGHVVQFDPEVCGACALRAQCTHAASGRGRSVRLGEDEGLQKRLRRLQGTRSGRAKLRERVPVEHQLAHLSQRQGSRARYRGTRKNTFDLRRLCALQNLETIHRRIDEQRRLAA
- a CDS encoding lanthionine synthetase C family protein, producing the protein MLASMDTSRADRLFPPDTQTLQTNALNVAHGACGTALFLRDVLGELPGAVREWLLAQPVDLATYPPGLYSGLAGIAWSFVELGLPERGLELMERVPASPLAFTSADLFGGAAGWGLAALALHLRTRDAKLLEVAVRAGEHLVQRAERSEAGRFWRPEEGGAIPLGFARGGSGIAFFLLSLWRLTREASYLEVARQALDFDVAHAKERNGGLVWGVDVGDLGHRPYWLKGGAGIASALIRFFEVLKEPRYLELARKAARGCEVTFSATPHLFEGLASIGETQLDMYRVTGDEHYLEQARKKARQTLLFRLDRPEGVAFPGRFLLRISHDFGMGGAGIGLFLHRLSVLGPRRFHDVFPE
- a CDS encoding class III lanthionine synthetase LanKC N-terminal domain-containing protein, which codes for MEEFSSYTISHREYFEALGRFPITRVYPDLLASLLPAGWKTSRFDVWLHAFPEGAELAPQGFKIHVSSTVAQAPEVLRRVVPVCVRAGVQFKHVADPGLLRFHNSKRSPRKASGKFIAVYPPDTPSFLTLIEALHQATKDLEGPYILSDKRYRDSKVVFYRYGGFQRMHQLNPDGSRRLMIREPGGALVEDERTPYFQLPAWVQDPLPDAEEPEGDGELLNGRYQVEEAFSFSNTGGVYRAIDQRTGNTVCIKEARPRTDMWMGGELTVDSVSMLRRERDNLERLRGLPEVPELIELFQEWEHTFLVTSFVKGQPLSKVRVREDVIVLTHLEDANRVSRFCALLRDVTLRLLDAVEAIHARGLLVGDISPGNVLLDLESGELRLIDFEGALPLGEDSAVSVQWFTPGFRHPERRGIQRLEPFDDFYACGMLLYSLVCPVQTLFELDRTRPVLRFLDHFVEEGLPVQVRRIIQSLLDGRADLARKEAESWALPRR
- a CDS encoding FtsX-like permease family protein gives rise to the protein MMTRASSIPASGGGPGSSWLRYSRSSGEKSTGFASADDLDAPEVVIINETLAAKLFPGQDPVGQRVRFTYNSEQKPREIVGVVGDERMAGLDAAPTPIVYTPDAQDTSTRAILVVRTKPGAASVAASLRAELRAEDAGLVLSDARTMEELVATAPWLFLRRYPTLVVGVFASVALLLAMVGVYGVMAYSLSQRSRELAIRMALGARKQDVLGMVVRQGAALALLGVGLGLVGSLALSRVLQRLLFGVSAADPVVLAGGAAVLVLMGMLASYLPALRASRVDPASALR